A single genomic interval of Helianthus annuus cultivar XRQ/B chromosome 6, HanXRQr2.0-SUNRISE, whole genome shotgun sequence harbors:
- the LOC110883241 gene encoding glutamic acid-rich protein-like, with the protein MVEKKLRFWYEKDEKKRKRTLKISPRVTTPKIVIKEPTKKKSPPRLIDEHEIPPTDLIKQGAGLLNITLEEYQKHVADEPAKDAAKSQGSNVEKEAETSAKNVEAEGVKETLVEGVAESDSSATEIDDPTKIAPTSYISGKQKLKRSPKKKKDSDEEDSTYEPTPQEKKKKVQSVQVPEVEKKKAPKSPIFERVEKNDEVPENVEKVDDVEVEYMGERQSSPPPPPPINLTIHIHDDPKDPSSAKKATISSSSEGKINVLTKKVSMLEKAKAKAEAEREELKEKFEAYKTENTELKKAANNHSEIIDQLTDDLEEQNKVIDIITAEFDEVNEKYETMYETNKTLHQMIGELHETSSNENKVLRQEIETLRADKAVKDEQLNMLYTVIEHKLGFNSQSVFDELEIQRVEERIIEREKQLAEEAKQKKKGLVIDNEEILGSSSQQDPSEAEEEDKKKKDAELEQLFDDIDNYDPNGDNDDDDDQGATGLLVVKPSVFLTQPKVIFLHASFEGELEVERSRESMLEELGMDDGNLKFDIEYDIPPSPEREYTFKFVNEVDNFKDVIIEEGSDVSDEDTPFHYSDEVRRKVVERISSEGVPETVPQEELLEGRKKWFRVMPKERKYKRPLQYFTDHPDKSLGDILSWGYLEDLQVYAIQREHRVQYFQFLSDIKTLPWRDMEELVQTKNIKQFYYGLDVKMHDQKLWNYIKLQAKNKFPDWKPHVTPQIPNDYMCRMFLYDLA; encoded by the exons ATGGTGGAAAAGAAGTTGAGGTTTTGGTATGAGAAAGAtgagaagaaaaggaaaaggaCTCTAAAGATTTCACCTAGAGTGACTACACCGAAAATTGTTATTAAGG AGCCAACAAAGAAGAAATCACCTCCAAGGTTGATTGATGAACATGAGATTCCTCCAACAGACTTGATAAAGCAAGGTGCAGGACTCTTAAACATAACGCTTGAAGAATATCAGAAGCATGTTGCTGATGAACCTGCTAAAGATGCTGCAAAATCTCAAGGTTCTAATGTTGAAAAGGAAGCTGAAACATCTGCAAAGAACGTTGAAGCTGAAGGTGTCAAAGAGACTTTAGTTGAAGGTGTTGCTGAATCTGATTCAAGTGCAACTGAAATTGATGACCCAACTAAGATTGCACCGACATCTTATATTTCTGGAAAGCAAAAGTTGAAGAGATCTCCAAAAAAGAAGAAGGATTCTGATGAAGAAGATTCAACTTATGAGCCAACACcacaagaaaagaaaaagaaag TTCAAAGTGTTCAAGTCCCTGAAGTTGAAAAGAAGAAAGCACCTAAAAGTCCTATATTTGAAAGAGTTGAAAAGAATGATGAAGTTCCTGAAAATGTTGAAAAGGTTGATGATGTAGAGGTGGAATATATGGGAGAAAGACAatcttcaccaccaccaccaccaccaatcaATCTAACGATTCACATTCACGATGATCCTAAAGATCCGTCATCTGCAAAGAAAGCCACTATTTCAAGCTCAAGCGAAG GGAAGATTAATGTCCTTACAAAGAAAGTCAGTATGTTAGAAAAGGCAAAGGCAAAAGCAGAAGCTGAGCGAGAAGAGTTAAAAGAAAAGTTTGAAGCTTATAAAACAGAGAATACAGAATTGAAGAAAGCTGCAAATAATCATTCTGAAATTATTGATCAGTTgactgatgatcttgaagaacaaAACAAAGTCATTGACATAATCACTGCAGAGTTTGATGAAGTGAATGAGAAGTATGAGACCATGTATGAGACAAACAAGACACTTCATCAGATGATCGGTGAACTGCATGAAACTTCTTCAAATGAGAACAAGGTGTTGAGGCAAGAGATTGAAACCTTAAGGGCTGACAAAGCAGTGAAAGATGAACAGTTGAACATGCTTTACACTGTGATAGAACACAAGCTTGGATTCAACAGTCAGTCTGTGTTTGATGAATTGGAAATTCAAAGAGTTGAGGAAAGAATAATAGAAAGGGAAAAGCAGTTGGCTGAAGAAGCAAAGCAGAAAAAGAAAGGGTTAGTGATTGATAACGAAGAGATTCTTGGGTCTTCTAGCCAACAAGATCCATCTGAAGCTGAAG aggaagataaaaagaaaaaggATGCAGAGTTGGAACAGTTGTTTGATGATATTGACAACTATGATCCTAATGGTGataatgatgacgatgatgatcaAGGGGCAACAGGGTTGTTAGTAGTGAAACCTTCA GTATTCCTAACTCAACCTAAAGTTATTTTCTTACACGCATCATTTGAGGGGGAGTTAGAGGTAGAAAGATCAAGGGAATCTATGTTAGAAGAATTGGGGATGGATGATGGGAATTTAAAGTTTGATATTGAATATGATATTCCACCATCGCCTGAAAGAGAGTATACGTTTAAGTTTGTCAATGAAGTCGATAATTTCAAAGATGTAATCATTGAAGAGGGGTCTGATGTTTCTGACGAAGACACACCTTTTCATTATTCGG ATGAAGTGCGAAGGAAAGTGGTAGAAAGAATTAGTTCTGAAGGTGTTCCTGAAACGGTACCTCAAGAAGAATTGCTTGAAGGTAGGAAGAAATGGTTCAGGGTGATGCCTAAGGAGAGGAAGTACAAGAGGCCACTTCAGTATTTCACGGATCATCCAGATAAATCTCTGGGTGATATTCTATCGTGGGGCTATCTTGAAGATCTTCAAGTATATGCTATTCAAAGAGAGCACAGGGTACAGTATTTCCAGTTTCTTTCTGATATCAAAACACTCCCATGGAGGGATATGGAGGAGCTTGTGCAAACGAAGAATATCAAACAGTTCTACTATGGTCTTGATGTAAAGATGCATGATCAAAAGTTGTGGAACTACATAAAGCTCCAAGCAAAGAACAAATTTCCAGATTGGAAGCcacatgtaacaccccaaatccCGAATGATTATATGTGCCGTATGTTCCTCTATGACTTagcatga